ATCGGGCGCGGTGACGCTCGAGGATCTGTCGCGCAACGTCGCGGGACTGTCGGTCCAGAACCTCGGGCCGGGGCAGAGCCAGGTGTCGGTGCGCGGCGTGTCCGCCGGGCAGGTCGTGCGCGACCAGCCGGGGGTCAAGGAACAGGTCGGCGTCTATCTCGACGAAAGCGTGATTTCGCTCTCGCTCTTCACCCCCGACATCGATCTTTACGACCTCAACCGCGTCGAAACGCTGCGCGGGCCGCAGGGCACGCTCTTCGGCTCGGGCTCGGTCGGCGGGACGATCCGCTACATCACCAACCAGCCGAAGATCGGCGTGATGGAGGGCAGCGTCGAGGCGAATCTCAACCTCGTCGACGGTGACGACATCGGCGGCCATCTGAAGGGCGCGGTCAATGTGCCGATGGGCGACAATGCGGCGCTGCGCGCGGTCGGCTATTACACACGCTACGGCGGCTTCATCAACGCGATCGGTCCGGCGGGCAAGGAGGATGTCAACAGCGGCGAACGCTACGGTGGACGCATCGCGCTCACCTTCGAGCCCAGCGACAGCCTCTCGATCACCCCGCGCATCGTCTATCAGAAGGTCACGGCCGACGGCTTCAACCGGCAGGAAATCTACAACCTCTACGCCAACCAGTTCACCACGACGCGCCCCGCGGTGACCTTTGACGAGCGCGAGCAATATCTGCTGCTGCGCGAGGCGTTCGAGGATGAAACGCTGATCGCCGACCTCAAGATCGACGTCGGGCTGGGCGGCGCGACGCTGACCTCGGTAACGAGCTATATCAACCGCGACATCCTCGTCAGCCGTGACGCGAGCGCGCTCACCGGATCGGTATCGGTCGACCTTGGGTTCCCCGACGCGGGCGTGCTGCTGCCGTCGAACCTGCTCGACACCACCGACCTCGAAACCTGGACACAGGAGGTCCGCGTTGCGTCGGACAATGACGGGCCGTTCCAGTGGCTCGTCGGCGGCTTCTATTCCAAGATCGACCGCGTCTATGCCCAGCGGCTGCCGACGCCGGGCTATGATGCCGTCACCGATGCGACGCTTGGAGCCGGAACCTCGGCGGGCGCGCGCAACGGCTTCGGCCCCGATTCGCCATATAACGCCGACCTGCCCTATGACATCAAGCAGTTCGCGATCTTCGGTGAGATCAGCTATGATTTGAACGACGCCCTTACCGCGACGGCGGGCGGGCGCTATTATGACTTCAAGGAAACGCGCAGCTTCGTCTCCGGCGGCCTCTTTGCCAACGGAGACAACCGCACCGACAGCACCAAGTCGAGCGGCTTCACCCCGCGTTTCCTGCTGTCCTACGACGTCAGCGACAATGTCACGGTGAATGCCCAGGCGTCGAAGGGCTTTCGCCTCGGCGGGGTCAACGATCCCTTGAACCTGCCCCTCTGCTCGCCGCAGGACGCAGCCTTGTTCGGCGCGTTTCAGGATTATGACGATGAAACATTGTGGAACTACGAACTCGGCGTGAAGACGCAGGGGCGCGGTTTCACCTTCAACGCCGCGGGCTTTTACAACGACATCAAGAATCTCCAGGTCACGCTCGACGCCGGCACCTGTTCGTCGCGCATCGTCTTCAACGTGCCCAAGGCGCATTCGATGGGCGTGGAGTTCGAACTGGGGCTGTCGCCCGCCGACGGGCTCGACCTCAACCTGTCGGGCAGCCTCATCGAGGCCGAGTTCGACTCGACGCTGCCGGGCGCACTCACGGTCGCGACGGGTATCCGCGACGGCAACCGCCTGCCGTCGGTGCCGAAGTTCCAGCTGACGGCATCGGGCAGTTATGAATGGCCGATCGGTGACCGCGCGAACATGTATGTCGCGGCATCCTTCCAGCATGTCGGCACGCGCTACACCCAGCCGGCGGACCAGGAAAACAACCCGCGCACCTTCGTCCACAACCTGCCCTTCGGCGGCGCCCCGGCCGGGGCATCGACGACGGTCGACCTGCAACTGCCCGACTATCAACTCGTCAATCTGAGCGCGGGCGTCGATTTCGACAACGGCCTGTC
This DNA window, taken from Sphingopyxis alaskensis RB2256, encodes the following:
- a CDS encoding TonB-dependent receptor; translated protein: MNARASLLAGLSSLALVATPATAQDAAAEDDGNIIIVTATKRDANLQDIPFSINAQTAEDIQKSGAVTLEDLSRNVAGLSVQNLGPGQSQVSVRGVSAGQVVRDQPGVKEQVGVYLDESVISLSLFTPDIDLYDLNRVETLRGPQGTLFGSGSVGGTIRYITNQPKIGVMEGSVEANLNLVDGDDIGGHLKGAVNVPMGDNAALRAVGYYTRYGGFINAIGPAGKEDVNSGERYGGRIALTFEPSDSLSITPRIVYQKVTADGFNRQEIYNLYANQFTTTRPAVTFDEREQYLLLREAFEDETLIADLKIDVGLGGATLTSVTSYINRDILVSRDASALTGSVSVDLGFPDAGVLLPSNLLDTTDLETWTQEVRVASDNDGPFQWLVGGFYSKIDRVYAQRLPTPGYDAVTDATLGAGTSAGARNGFGPDSPYNADLPYDIKQFAIFGEISYDLNDALTATAGGRYYDFKETRSFVSGGLFANGDNRTDSTKSSGFTPRFLLSYDVSDNVTVNAQASKGFRLGGVNDPLNLPLCSPQDAALFGAFQDYDDETLWNYELGVKTQGRGFTFNAAGFYNDIKNLQVTLDAGTCSSRIVFNVPKAHSMGVEFELGLSPADGLDLNLSGSLIEAEFDSTLPGALTVATGIRDGNRLPSVPKFQLTASGSYEWPIGDRANMYVAASFQHVGTRYTQPADQENNPRTFVHNLPFGGAPAGASTTVDLQLPDYQLVNLSAGVDFDNGLSLIAYVNNVFDENALLSFDRERGGRARLGYTVGQPRTFGITARKTF